aaataacaatcattaaaactaaaaatgagaaagcaaatatttttagtaaaaactagagttaaaaagttcaaatattaaaatatgaaattgaatttttttaaaagacataaaatccttatatgtattaaaatatttcaactaaGTTGACACATCTATCTTCGTATCAATGTTTTAGAactttataaacaaattagaagaaaaaaacttgaatCTTAAAAGATTAATTGAGTAAGGTTTTGGAAACCCtagaaacatttattttattctttggtATGTATTATTTTTGGGTCTTATAATTGGGATCATGAGGATAGAGggcaaaaggaaagaatatgGAGActgaagagagagaaaagagctGACAATAATGTACAACCCATGGAGTTTATCAGAAGATCGAAAGTaggaaacaaataaagaatatgatgacaattttcaatattattttatgccttttgttttctctctttttcatttcattattttaaaatctaaatcttTATCAATTATATTCATTCTCATCCATCATTGTATTGTGCATTTACACTACCTTATTCTagagtttctttttgtttcctaGTTGGTTGCATGGAGTTAGAAGTGACCACAGAAAGTGTTACACAATCTACATTCAAacacataacaaaaaaaagttctaGATATTAGAACATGAACACAAAAATAGAGCAATTTATTATTGGGATGACAAATTCAAATAAGCTTCTCTAGTGTAGAGAGTTTGTATAGCAAAACTTCTCCAAACTCTTGGatcaaaatcacaaatgatAATGTAATTAACATTAACACAAACATAACTTTAGGTTACTTAGAGCTCAATACAATATAGATTCAAGATGTTTGAACATGATTgcaaatagaaactaaataaaatatatatatatatatatatttctttaaattgaaTGAATGGAAATTCTTAGCTTGTACCAAATGAATGAAGAATAATGTTGTGTATATAATTGCTTTATTTGACCtttgaattaaaagaaagaacatcTTGAAGAATGGACcctaaattaaatgaaaattgaaatcaaaattgaaatcaaaattgaaatcaaaatagaaagatATGAGTCAAAGTTAGGACTATGGACTAAAAATATTGGGAGCGGCCgatctttttaataaattccaTGTTGTCGGAAGGCCGGTACCCTCAAACTCCTTCCGATCAGTCACCTTCCACAATTGGTCCTTCATCGTTTCCCCCCTTTTAAAAACTGCAcccaatctctctctctctctctctctctctaatatAATGCACGTACCgcattaaaaacaaaacaaaatacataCCCTTACTGCTTAAAATGGAAACACTTCATATTTCATCCACACCTCTTTACAATTAAATTcccatttgaaaattttggattcagAGGTCGGCCCTCTTCAAAAACGTCTCAATAATTAAGCACTTCCATCAAAGCCACTTTCAAAACTTAAGGCCTAGTTAATTTCCATTTTGGTCctcaaattaaataacttcCAAAAACCAtcattattgattaatttccgtctaataatatatatgtttgctTTAGTCTTCAAATTGTTAAAGTaataaaacaatcattttgatgtttacCTTTTATGTATTAACATGTAAATACGAGTGTTTGACTTTAAGCCATTATGGGATGGAGACAATGATTGGACGAGTGGATAGTAGATGTAAAGTTAACTTGTTCCCACTTCAtttcttaatatattttacatgTATCATCTATTTACTTCTTCATTCTTATATTGATCCTCACATACACTTTATCAATAATATGCATCTCGATGAAGTATCCCCTTCccccaacaaaaaaatcacatcttaaatattcaaaagttaaaaatatcaaaacgtTCCCTAAATATGCtaatttaagaataaataatgaatagtTAAAGATATGTTAAATaggaacattttaaaattctagtctattatttaactttcttcttttgttatattttgtaaaaaaaattaatgtttttgttatccataacaattttctttttaaaatacaagtGGACaatctattttcaaatttaatctaaatttaacTCATCATCATACTATGAAtgaatacatatatatactttatcaattaatatatatatatatatatatatgtatgtgatAAAGTACctctttccaaaaaaaaaaattatattttaaatatttaaaaaattgaaaaaatgaaaacatagaCTAAATATGCTATAGTAACGGAGACTTTAAGATAGGGTAACACAACAATGTTATAACCTAAAgttatattgaataaaaaatataactagtTATAAACTAACTATACCTATAGAATATGATGTGAACTGtatttaccaaaatatttaatttaaaaaaaaagttttaggaagaaaaagaaacgggtttatataatatgaattgaaaatttgatgatACTCTTCCCTATAAAACACTATTAGGAAAACACACTATATAGAATACAAATTGGCCACCACATAGGcttattaagaattttttgttacacccatttttagtaaaaaagaaaagaaaaaaaaaaaagaaaaatcctaATCAGACtcaaatcattattaatattatttaaagaaaatacagaggtttgaaaaaattgttaataataataattaaaaaaaatatattttattaggaACGTGGCCTAAAGACGGTTCAAAACCAACAGATGAACCGTGTTTGAGTAAGCACAGCCCTTCCGAAGCTGCCACGTGTAACTTCTTTTGAAAACTGTCCACTTTGAAGTTTGAACacgtaaattaaaaaagaggcatcaaaattaaaaaaataatactgGTCCACTTAGTCCTTCcccatatatatatcaaatccCGCCCCCACTCCAATCCAAGTCAACAACCTcacattatattattagatCATCCAATTTTCATCACTACTCTACCTCTCTCTCATGAACAATAATATTTCCCAAACTTCCGCCGCCGGTGACACCAAATACAGAGGTGTTCGGCGGCGTAAATGGGGGAAATGGGTTGCGGAAATCCGTCTCCCAAACAGCCGAGACCGTATATGGCTCGGTTCTTACGACTCACCAGAGAAAGCTGCTCGAGCTTTTGATGCTGCTCTTTTCTGCCTGCGTGGTCCTCATGCCAAGTTTAACTTCCCTGACCAACCACTGCCTGACATTCTTAATGCTCATTCACTCACTGCCCATCAGATTCAAGAGTTTGCTGCTAAGTTCGCTAATGAGTATGAGTGTCACCAAAACGACGACGTCGTTGATGTAGCTCCTCCACCCACTACTACTACTGCTGAAGAAAAATGTGGAATTTCACCTTCCTCCtctaattataacaatatgGATTGGTCATTCCTTGATGAAATTCACGATCATCACTACCCCAACCCCAACCCccattcttcttcctcttcttccaatttctttcCTCTTTACAATGACCATTTTGATAATATCTTAACCAAtgatttttatcaatcttcCACCACCAACAACAACGACGACCTTTACGATGCTGTTTCTGGTGACGACGACGACACTTTCTCCAACCAACCCTTTCTTTGGAACTTTTAAATCTCACCCTAATTATATCAAGCAATATCTTTCCTATATAGATATTTTACATCCTACTATACTTAGGCCTTACAACTACAAGGCTCTCccttttttctactttctctCTAAGTCTAATTTTTTGGggagaaaatcaaattaaaaacccttcaaagaaaagaacttttatttttataagtgtagggttctttttatttccggggaaaatgaagaaaaataaaccttttttttgttttttgtttttttttgtttttccccccccccccccctatCATTTTTGAGTCATTTTGTGAATGATTTCGTTAAGAGAGAGATAGAACTTGGGTatgtgttttattgttttgatcCATTTTGGCAAAGTTTCCTTCTTTAAGTATATTGTGTATTGCTGCTATATAAGtatattgctatatatatagaaagagaaaaatatatatatagtgtgtgtgtgttgttATGTTATTGGACTGTCTCTATTAGCCAAGTTGGTACCTCTACTCTTATCTTCAATTTTGTGGTTTGTAATTCTAAAAACGTGGGGTTTTTTATGTTCACAAAAAGTGAAAGTTTGTGAGtgataatgaataaaaaaatggtgggGAAAAAAGGGGACAGATGTTCCCAAAACAGTGACATAAACCACCAATATATCTTCATCTGatcaaagagaaaattaattaatattatataacctgaaaaacaaaaccccATTTATTGTTTAATCTTCTCATTCACCATAAATTACTGCTTCCGGTATAGATAAAAAAGTGGGATATTacatgaagaaagaaagaaacccaTACATATTCATGTATTTGATTGTCCTCTAGATTCTCCATTAAAATCTTCCTTTTGAAACCTTTAATGCATAATTTTCAAACGCACACACTCAGTCTAGATCAGGGACGGAAATCAAATGGATAGCAACACATTTCCAACTTATTACTAGAGCATTCAATCACAAATTACTTACCGCTTTGAAAAGTTAAGCTATTTTATCATTAGTTGTGGGCTTGGAATATGTAAAACAGTAAGTGAAAAACAACCttaattgaagagaaaacaGTCCTGTAGAGGTTGAAACACATGACTTTCTCTCTTAATACAAGACCCTCATCAAGCCCCTATCCAAAAGCAATGCATTGATATGCTCTAATATATCATCTCAGATTATCAATTAGCAAACAAATTTAagctaatttttctttcaattaggTTAACATGTCCATAACATCTTCAACATGCATcttaaaataagtaaaaaaaaacttaaattataattagataaagaaattaaagataaatttaatattatatagtcAAACACTACAACTATAGACACGCCCACACTAACGCCCACACTAGAGAGACAAATATCAAATGAGTGGCTTTGTTCATATTCTggctttttctattttttgtattgatttttaGGAAGGGTATTGTTCTCATCCTCTCCATTTTTTCAACAAGTTAATTTAATAGGATGTTGGgagaagaatatatattttatgataaatattataaatcgaTCGCTAGCCAACCatctaaattaatatatatttattaaagtttcGAGTCTAAAACGacacaattattattttaagatcTTGAGTTATACAATATCCAAgatatataattgtaaattgGCTAGTTACAGGGTTAAAAATGgaataaatgcataattataCTCATAAACTTTGAACctgtataatttaaaaatgtgaattaataatttttgaGTTTAAACCCATAacctaaattctaaaatttgcaTACCCAATCAATGTATACAGTTAATTATGATTAACTTTGTAAATCATTGATGCATTTATTCTAAAAGGTGTGTAGAATTATtgaaatgttgattttatgaagTTGATGATTAAAGTAAATGCATGTATAACTACAAGATTTAAGACATTTACAAGTATGTGTGTAGAATTATTCTTTTGCACTTACTAATCTTTCTGTCATgaccaaaaactaaaagaaattagtaaATGTATgaacaattttcaaatgaattttaattaatatgtttcTAAATTGATGGATATATGAAAGATTAAAGTTTAGTTGATacaattatatgtttttgcTGGAGTTTTTCACAAACGAAATCTTCtgtaaattacatatataaagcttttaatatttgtccaaacaaaaatttgaatttgggtAGAGATGTAGAGTGTATAGACGAATTGATATAACTTAGacttatttgaatttcaaagaAACTCAAGGATGACATGCACAAATCGAGAAATGGTccttttttttgaaaaagaaagaaactcgTGTACATGGTTGATGGTTTTCCACGTGATCAGCTTCCAAGTTGGCAATACATGAGTTCCcttgataataattaaataaatagctAAGTTTTACTTCTTAGGTCACAATAATACACCTTTTTTGGGGTTAATTTTAGTACTATAGAAAAGTTAGGGTTTTGGATATTTGAGAATATGACttataaaactttattttatatttagtatttaaaaatttgaaaattttccccATACTTAGGGTTTGGATTTTATTGTACATAACTTACAATCTTTGTAAAGCCAAGAAAGAAATTAGGAGAGAGGGAAGATTTGAATGGTATTTTTCtgaaaataatgtatttaattaaagtgtGTGGGTAGGGTGATGGAATCGTACTTCAAATCTCGAAATAGATATAGTAGAAATCTTAGTAGGAGGAGTTACATTATATGCATGAAGCCAATTTTTAGTGAGTATATTGGAAATATGTGACAAGTCAAATTGTATATCATCCATTTTGAAAGTGATCAACTTTCTAagtctttttatatatatatatatatatttaaaaatttctaagtgatcaaattttgttttgaggTCACTACCCAAATGTATTCGTGTACATGATAATATACACCAACCTAAGTCCCTCGACTAAATTCACATCATATAATTCTTATATGCAACACATGAATTTAGCCCTAATCATATATCATGTCTactgtttatttattaactcaTGAACATGTCTAAATACAAGATTTACTTGGTGTATCATGGCCACAATTTGTATCTTTTGTAATAGTTTTCAATCCCTTGTGGTTTTTGTcattactaattaattaaatcacattattttctttttcagaaaAAATGTGAAGAACTTCTCTGTAGGAAGGTTTGTATCTTTACATGCAAAAGACCTTCCACGTGGCATGATTCTATTGTGccattttaaagatattttttattcatatttaaattagaaataatgttaggtttttttttctctttaaaaaaatgtatggtTGGATTTGACttcgattttattttctaaacatgAACTTAGGTAAATAAAATCACTTTGTTTATGCGTGGCCATTAAGTTATAAATTCATCATCAggtactaaaaaatattataaagcCACAACGtgacaatattttattgtgtCGTGTTTTACCTGATCTTCTCGTCACGTCCAATCTATGCATATAGAGATATGAACATATCTATATTTGTTTAACttatgaataattaatttaaacaattgtgatataattttaataattaaaaaaaaaacagtaaaacTAGTTTATATGTCGAATTAATCGAAACCAATGATCAAAAGTGTATGTAGTGAAAAGTCAAGTTGAAAAACgtaaacaaagaaatttatagcaaaatagaaacaaaactaaaaaactttTAGAGTAAAAGTATACATTTTAATACAAGAATGGTCAAAATTCcaattttagcaaatatgCATACCTtcttaaacatcaagaaattaacTTTAAACCTAGGTCGTAAAAGTGTAACAGTTTGGCtatgctatattttttttttattgaagacTCATCTCTTTCTAtctatattaatttgttttatctctcgtttgaaagatttttctttagtCTCTCGTTATTTGTTCGAACTCTTTTTTGTggcaataaattttctttcacatGGATTTGAGGTTGTTGTGTATGCTTGATTGAATCATTCTAGTTGAAATGATTGAGTGTCCCTTTTAATCACAATCCCCACTtatgtgaattttttaaaataaaaaactagaaagcggattatttcaatatatatatgtataaaaaactGATTGTAACACATTGTTTGAAAATGGTACATTATCATAATATCTGACTAAGAAAACGAGGGGCTACCTAGCCTTCTGAAATTTGACTAAAGACACCAATGATAAGGTATTTGGGGGCGGAAGAACATTAATCGTTGAAAACGTGGAggaatatgtatatataatatatacaattatacCATATGATATAAAAAGGGGGAATTGATCATATatgaaaatcataattataatagaaatggaaaataagAATGAATTGACACTGGAGAGGGGATAATTttaacacacacacacacagcCTCGTCATGAATAAACCAAAGGCCGCCTGATACTGCCTAGCGCCGCCGTACTGTTATGCGCTGGCCGGACCAATATGTAGCACCGCCCACATTGGCTACACTTTTAACAGACCCCCTAGCGAAAGCcacctttttctcttctaaaaGTCTATacaatttttcctttctacttttcttcttttcaaataataataaagccTAGATATTTTGTGCTAATGGTCTTTCTAGGCCGTGTCTTTGGCCTTACGTGCAAAACACATGTTTTATTCACTCAACTCTTTCTTCCtgttttttcaaccttttttttttctatagtGGTCTCCAAGTGTGTATCTttcccccttttctttttcaatttgacaACCCCAACTTGAATCTCCTTCTGTTTACTCAACAAGACCAAAACATCGAGAAAAATAAGGGTCAATGGAGAGATATAATCATTGGTGTTACACAAAACCCTATTTTTCATGAGAATCAGAGGGAAATTCTGTTAATATATTGGGTTCTAATAACTAAAAGGGTATAAAAGGCATGATCAATAGCTTTCTTTCCCACGTTTAAATCATCGATCGACTTAAAAACATCACTCTACTTCACTTGTAGGATggaaatatgtaaaaaaaatcaacattattTGAAGTAGAAATAACATTGCAGTCGCTTTTGaatactattttaaatcatCGATTGACATaaaaacttaagttaaatagacgaagataaatttaatattatatcatctaataatatatatatatatatatatatatatataattttaattgtgtgtataatatgtttcttttttaatttattgaaagatACATATGATATATATGAGGGCTCACTAAGTGGGCCGGAGCAATTCACGTATAATGACGCATTCTTGGCACCTTTTATCACCCTCAAACATCTCAGTATATTGATCTCAATAACATAGTACAAAAAGGAGCTCCAGAAaggttaaaaagaaaataggctaaaaaaggaagaagacaataaaataataagatagagaaaattagtttttttcttttcccttttagAGTATCTAAAAATGTGAGAATTAGTTCTTTTTAAGTACTATGGGTGAGGATCAAAACTGTCATCGTTAGGAAGAAATATCATGACACAATCGTTCACTTTTAACTAAgaattagttttcaaaagtaTCATTAAGTGCATTAAATGAACGACTAATTTATAAAGAATGAACTACTCTTGTCTTGGGCTACGtccttcttttattctttcattttcagcTATAACACATAGTGGAGTCGTTGGACCCATGACCACTCTATTCCctatatgataaaattttaggtatgaagaaaaatttcaaGGGTGGAAGAGTGGCTCGACAATGCAAGTGTGGAAATAAGAGGAATAGAATATGTTGCGTGAGAACGAGGATGGGTTTCTACGTCACATCAACATCatcaacatttttataaataaatgaaaactcACTAACTCACTGACGTTGATATAAAttctacaaaaataaaatttataatgcGAACAAGGAAAGTACGATACTAACTTAATTAGTATTGAAAAAATTCTAACTTGACTATGTGGTAGCAACTTCATCGTTAATCTTCAAGTATATGCTCTCATCACGTTTCAATCGTGAATTCAAATGGTGTTAAATAAGTATTTCTACGTACagcaaatatttataaattacgTTTAACCCATTAACTAGCTTCTAATCACATTATTAGTTTGTATTTGTTGGTTTTAATCGgcaattttaagtttatttttaagataTGATAGGCAAACCTCGTTCATCATGAAACagacatttgaaaattttaatcaaagGCTTGTGTTTTATCGAGTTTAAAAGATGAGTACTAACCTGTTATAAGTATAAGTACAAGATTTCTTTTGCTATAATTTTGGCTCTAAATTCCTAACTTAGGAAACAAAACCTAAACTCTTAAATATGTACACGataactttgatttttaatgAACAAAACAATTGTAGAGGGTTCAAATAATGTCCTGATTCATCTCTAGTCCCTTTACGATTATTcgataaaaatgaatttagtttttgagGTATTAGGATGAACTccttgtaaaatttgttatgggaggatgaaaaatgaaatagaaagtGATTTTTATTACATAAGATCTATTAGGATTTCAAGTTTGGGTTTGAGGAGGGAAAAACTTGAGTGCAAGTTACAAACAACAATGGGCTCAAATTGGGCCAACATCTTTTCAAGCTTTCCTCGGCCCTTTGCATGAATCCAACGCCGGAATCCTCCGGTGAAGATTGATCCCCACGTCGACGCCGGCGGCAACATCAGCCAGAATAATTCTTTAATCCAAAGTTTGATTATCTTCCCTCTCACCTCTACTGTACCTACGTGTATGCACATGCGCTCTCCTCACTGCTCCAGATCCCATCCATCCTAGGTCATCTGCTGCGGCGGCCTGATTCTTTAGTATGAATGTTTTTCTTACCTGTTGCATTGCTTAATCACTCTTTACATTGCTTCAATTTTGGTAAATTCAGCTCCTCTCACTTTGTTTGCAGCAAGCGAATAGCT
This DNA window, taken from Cucumis sativus cultivar 9930 chromosome 6, Cucumber_9930_V3, whole genome shotgun sequence, encodes the following:
- the LOC101205513 gene encoding ethylene-responsive transcription factor ERF017, which encodes MNNNISQTSAAGDTKYRGVRRRKWGKWVAEIRLPNSRDRIWLGSYDSPEKAARAFDAALFCLRGPHAKFNFPDQPLPDILNAHSLTAHQIQEFAAKFANEYECHQNDDVVDVAPPPTTTTAEEKCGISPSSSNYNNMDWSFLDEIHDHHYPNPNPHSSSSSSNFFPLYNDHFDNILTNDFYQSSTTNNNDDLYDAVSGDDDDTFSNQPFLWNF